A genomic segment from Dietzia psychralcaliphila encodes:
- a CDS encoding VOC family protein encodes MTVNHDVHEGLHADQGALPGEHPGRRPDPVVKVHDIAWLEFDKPDLVRTAAFAVDFGFTPTFQTPDELHLRGALAGPPCVIVRRAARTAFTGAAFLAADDADVHTLASEWGRPVESLDDALGGCAVTTRDPSGCRVRVVSGVTEWPALPLQSVRQPFNFERDRTRVNSTQRPPRAPAVVERLGHVVLSSTRYLSSLNWYLHNLGMIVSDFLYYPGQRERGPVMSFIRCDRGGEVADHHTLALTLGPADRYVHSAFQVCDLDALAAGSEYLLDRGYDHSWGLGRHIQGSQLFDYWRDPDGFLVEHFTDGDQFDSTVTAGWAPMTASGLNQWGPPATADFLGIKPGRAALREFTSILSSLRESDNEFDVQRLLGLMKVART; translated from the coding sequence ATGACGGTCAACCATGACGTGCACGAGGGACTGCACGCCGATCAGGGCGCCTTGCCCGGGGAACATCCCGGGCGCCGGCCGGACCCGGTGGTGAAGGTCCACGACATCGCCTGGTTGGAGTTCGACAAGCCCGATCTCGTCCGCACCGCTGCGTTCGCGGTGGACTTCGGGTTCACCCCCACCTTTCAGACTCCCGATGAGCTGCACCTACGGGGCGCCCTCGCGGGGCCGCCGTGTGTCATCGTCCGTCGGGCAGCGCGGACCGCGTTCACCGGCGCGGCCTTCCTCGCGGCCGACGACGCCGACGTCCACACACTGGCCTCGGAGTGGGGACGACCCGTGGAGTCTCTCGACGACGCCCTCGGAGGGTGTGCGGTCACCACCCGGGATCCCAGCGGGTGCCGCGTGCGGGTGGTCTCGGGAGTCACCGAATGGCCGGCACTGCCCCTGCAGAGCGTCCGCCAGCCGTTCAACTTCGAACGCGACCGGACCCGCGTCAACAGCACTCAGCGTCCCCCGCGCGCTCCGGCGGTCGTCGAGCGCCTCGGTCACGTCGTGCTGTCGTCGACGCGCTACCTGTCGTCGCTCAACTGGTATCTGCACAACCTGGGAATGATCGTGAGCGACTTCCTGTACTACCCCGGCCAGCGCGAACGCGGACCCGTGATGAGCTTCATCCGGTGCGACCGCGGTGGAGAGGTCGCCGACCACCACACCCTGGCCCTGACGCTCGGCCCCGCCGACCGATACGTCCACTCCGCCTTCCAGGTCTGCGATCTGGACGCGTTGGCCGCCGGAAGCGAGTACCTCCTCGACCGGGGATACGACCACTCGTGGGGGTTGGGGCGCCACATCCAGGGCAGCCAGCTCTTCGACTACTGGCGCGATCCGGACGGGTTCCTGGTCGAGCACTTCACGGACGGTGACCAGTTCGACAGCACGGTCACCGCCGGCTGGGCCCCGATGACGGCGTCAGGCCTCAACCAATGGGGCCCGCCGGCGACCGCAGACTTCCTGGGCATCAAGCCCGGCCGCGCCGCGCTGCGCGAGTTCACCTCGATTCTCTCGTCGTTGCGCGAGTCCGACAACGAGTTCGATGTCCAACGCCTTCTCGGCCTGATGAAAGTAGCCCGCACATGA
- a CDS encoding TetR/AcrR family transcriptional regulator, which yields MAQADPGVLSRAQRRKAQTRRSLIGAAQQLMAQGRTAVSVLDITTMADVGNGSFYNHFATKEELFEAAVMSVVEDHGELLDAFTEGMSDPAHMFTQSFRLTGRLHRRYPELSRVVVNHGLSVLATADAGLLPRARRDIEAAVAARRFVATDIDVALTVVSGSALTLALLLHDQPGRDDAATTDAVTAHVLRALGVSEDEAAALIALPLPDWG from the coding sequence ATGGCCCAGGCTGATCCGGGCGTTCTCTCGCGCGCTCAGAGACGCAAAGCCCAGACCCGGCGGTCCCTCATCGGTGCCGCCCAACAGCTGATGGCTCAGGGGCGGACCGCGGTCTCGGTCCTCGACATCACCACGATGGCCGACGTCGGCAACGGCTCGTTCTACAACCACTTCGCCACGAAAGAGGAGTTGTTCGAGGCTGCGGTGATGTCCGTCGTCGAGGACCACGGGGAACTGCTGGACGCCTTCACCGAGGGGATGAGCGATCCGGCGCACATGTTCACGCAGAGTTTCCGCTTGACCGGTCGTCTGCACCGTAGGTACCCCGAGTTGAGCAGAGTCGTGGTCAACCACGGTTTGTCTGTCCTCGCCACCGCCGACGCAGGGTTGCTTCCCCGCGCGCGTCGCGATATCGAGGCGGCGGTCGCCGCCCGGCGATTCGTCGCCACCGACATCGACGTGGCCCTGACCGTCGTCTCCGGGTCCGCGTTGACGCTGGCGTTGCTGCTGCACGACCAACCCGGACGCGACGACGCGGCCACGACCGACGCCGTCACCGCCCACGTTCTGCGTGCCTTGGGTGTCAGCGAGGACGAGGCCGCGGCGCTCATCGCTCTTCCGCTGCCGGACTGGGGCTGA
- a CDS encoding FAD-dependent oxidoreductase: MAHVITRPCCNDASCVTVCPVNCIHPTPGSPGFARAEMLHIDPAACIDCGACVDECPVDAIVPDDLLPPDSDFPEMNADYFRGREIVGSWTPPRPAFDSGPLPFRVAVIGAGPAAFYTSGELLRHRGVTVDMFDRLPTPYGLVRAGVAPDHAATKGVERTFAATAAREAFRYFLNVEVGVDITLDELRSRYHAVIVATGAAADRALAISGEDLPGSLAATDFVAWYNGHPDHADDEIDLSGESVVIVGNGNVALDAARILVTDPDELARTDIADHALRALRQSTVRHVSILGRRGPAHAAYTNSEFQAFASLSGVDVVVDQADLVLDPQTHRDEQAGTLDPTTSTKLRLARRYAARTPTGAARTVAFRYLSSPAAILGDDHGVSGMRVTRMAYSTDGTGRVVPTGLETTVPASTVIRSIGYRADPFSGLPFDSGAAVIPNDGGRVTEDGSPIVGVYVAGWIKRGARGGIGANRQCGLQTAEAIIADWTQSRLSPPPIGEDDVDALIAERRGTRIDAAGWAAIDDHERAAGRRDGRRRRKLVSVDEMVLVAITAI; encoded by the coding sequence GTGGCCCATGTCATCACGCGGCCGTGCTGTAACGACGCGAGCTGCGTCACGGTGTGTCCGGTGAACTGTATTCATCCGACACCCGGGTCGCCCGGGTTCGCCCGGGCCGAGATGCTGCACATCGACCCGGCCGCCTGCATCGATTGCGGGGCGTGTGTGGACGAGTGCCCCGTCGACGCCATCGTTCCGGACGATCTGCTGCCGCCGGACTCGGACTTTCCCGAGATGAATGCCGACTACTTCCGGGGACGCGAGATCGTCGGCTCCTGGACGCCGCCCCGTCCGGCATTCGACTCCGGACCGCTTCCGTTCCGGGTGGCGGTCATCGGTGCGGGGCCGGCCGCCTTCTACACATCGGGGGAACTGCTGCGGCACCGCGGCGTCACGGTCGACATGTTCGACCGCCTCCCCACCCCCTATGGTCTGGTGCGCGCGGGAGTCGCCCCGGACCACGCGGCGACCAAAGGCGTCGAGCGGACGTTCGCCGCGACCGCGGCTCGCGAGGCGTTCCGGTACTTCCTCAACGTCGAGGTGGGAGTCGACATCACCCTCGACGAACTCCGCTCCAGGTACCACGCGGTGATCGTCGCCACCGGGGCGGCCGCTGATCGCGCTCTGGCCATCTCCGGCGAGGACCTGCCCGGATCGCTCGCCGCCACGGATTTCGTGGCCTGGTACAACGGCCACCCCGACCATGCCGACGACGAGATCGACCTCAGCGGCGAGTCCGTCGTGATCGTGGGCAACGGCAACGTGGCCCTCGACGCGGCACGGATCCTCGTGACGGATCCCGATGAGCTGGCGCGCACCGACATCGCCGATCACGCGCTGCGGGCCCTTCGCCAGTCGACGGTGCGGCACGTGAGCATCCTGGGCAGACGCGGTCCGGCTCACGCCGCGTACACCAATTCCGAGTTCCAGGCGTTCGCCTCGCTCTCCGGCGTGGACGTCGTCGTGGACCAGGCTGACCTGGTTCTCGACCCGCAGACCCACCGGGACGAGCAGGCGGGAACGCTGGACCCCACCACCTCCACCAAGCTGCGCCTCGCCCGCCGCTACGCAGCCCGCACACCGACGGGCGCGGCGCGCACGGTCGCGTTCCGTTACTTGTCCTCCCCCGCCGCCATCCTCGGCGACGACCACGGCGTCTCAGGAATGCGGGTCACTCGCATGGCGTACAGCACCGACGGCACCGGTCGCGTCGTCCCGACGGGCCTTGAGACGACCGTGCCCGCGTCCACGGTGATCCGGTCGATCGGGTATCGCGCGGATCCGTTCTCCGGCCTACCGTTCGACTCCGGTGCCGCCGTCATCCCCAACGACGGCGGTCGCGTGACCGAGGACGGATCCCCGATTGTCGGCGTCTACGTCGCAGGGTGGATCAAGCGCGGCGCGCGAGGAGGGATCGGCGCCAACAGGCAGTGTGGTCTGCAGACCGCCGAGGCCATCATCGCCGATTGGACACAGAGTCGCCTGTCGCCTCCCCCGATCGGTGAGGACGACGTCGACGCCCTGATCGCCGAGCGTCGGGGGACGAGGATCGACGCAGCCGGCTGGGCCGCGATCGACGACCACGAACGAGCGGCCGGGCGCCGCGACGGCCGCCGCCGCCGCAAGCTGGTGTCGGTCGACGAGATGGTGCTGGTCGCGATCACCGCGATCTGA